The Apium graveolens cultivar Ventura chromosome 11, ASM990537v1, whole genome shotgun sequence genome has a window encoding:
- the LOC141696262 gene encoding secreted RxLR effector protein 161-like yields MEQHHTLIHTSDSPYLEDITAYRRLIGRLIYLTISRPDLSYSVHVLAQYMNSPQSIHWYAALKLVRYLSTTVSQGLLYASKASPVLTALCDAYWGSCHVTRQSLTGFCVTFGGILISWRCKKQQTVSQSSAEAEYHSLVDTCCEITWLVSLLTELHLINFTLVPFFCDNQSTLYIASNPVFHECTKHIKIDCHLVRQNLQTGLITTHISTSEQHADLFTKAMSST; encoded by the coding sequence ATGGAACAACATCATACTTTAATTCATACTTCTGATAGTCCTTACCTTGAGGATATTACTGCATATAGAAGATTGATTGGTCGACTCATATATCTTACTATTTCCCGCCCTGATCTATCTTACTCAGTCCATGTACTTGCCCAATACATGAATTCTCCACAGTCTATTCACTGGTATGCTGCTTTGAAGTTAGTTCGTTACTTGTCCACAACTGTTTCTCAAGGATTATTGTATGCATCCAAGGCCAGTCCCGTGCTCACTGCATTATGTGATGCATATTGGGGAAGTTGTCATGTCACTCGTCAATCTTTAACTGGTTTTTGTGTGACTTTTGGAGGCATATTAATCTCCTGGAGATGTAAGAAACAACAGACGGTGTCTCAAAGTTCTGCTGAAGCAGAATATCATAGCCTTGTAGATACTTGTTGTGAGATTACATGGTTGGTTTCTCTTCTCACAGAGTTGCACCTGATTAATTTTACTCTGGTTCCTTTCTTTTGTGACAATCAATCTACCCTATACATTGCCTCCAATCCGGTGTTTCATGAATGTACCAAGCACATCAAAATTGATTGTCACTTGGTACGTCAGAATCTTCAAACTGGACTCATTACTACTCATATCTCCACATCAGAGCAACATGCTGACTTGTTTACCAAAGCTATGTCTTCTACATAA